One genomic window of Staphylococcus hsinchuensis includes the following:
- the thrB gene encoding homoserine kinase, producing MKDVLHLKIPASTANLGVGFDSIGMALNKFLFLDVTTNDTNEWQFHHIGPNLEGLPTDTTHYIYQIAQKVAKKFDVQLPGLNIEMRSEIPLARGLGSSASALVGALYIANYFGDIELSKYELLQLATEFEGHPDNVAPTIYGGLVLGYYNPETNVTDVSYIDIPQVDCILTIPSYELKTEASREALPSNFSHKKAVQYSAISNTMISALIQHNYSLAGKMMEQDGFHEPYRQHLIPQFQQVKAMAKSFQAYATVISGAGPTILTLIAPEKSGELVRTLKREFNDCSSELVTINVTGVKSKILYQRD from the coding sequence ATGAAAGATGTGCTTCATTTGAAAATACCTGCATCAACAGCTAATTTAGGTGTTGGTTTTGATTCAATAGGTATGGCTTTGAATAAATTTTTATTTTTAGACGTTACCACAAATGATACAAATGAATGGCAGTTTCATCATATCGGTCCTAACTTGGAAGGTTTGCCTACCGATACGACACATTACATTTATCAAATAGCACAAAAAGTTGCGAAGAAATTTGATGTTCAATTGCCTGGTTTAAATATAGAAATGAGAAGCGAAATACCATTAGCTAGAGGTTTGGGTTCATCAGCATCAGCATTAGTGGGCGCTCTCTATATCGCTAATTATTTTGGTGATATAGAATTGTCTAAATATGAATTATTACAACTTGCCACAGAATTTGAAGGTCATCCTGACAATGTAGCACCAACCATTTATGGGGGACTAGTGCTTGGATATTATAATCCTGAAACAAATGTCACTGACGTTTCATACATCGATATCCCACAAGTAGATTGTATCTTGACAATACCTTCATATGAGTTAAAGACGGAAGCGTCACGTGAAGCTTTACCTTCGAATTTTTCACATAAAAAGGCAGTACAATACAGTGCAATCAGTAATACAATGATTAGTGCATTAATTCAACATAATTATTCACTTGCAGGTAAAATGATGGAACAAGATGGTTTTCATGAGCCATATCGTCAACACCTTATACCTCAATTCCAACAAGTTAAAGCTATGGCTAAGTCATTTCAAGCATACGCCACGGTTATAAGCGGTGCTGGACCAACAATCTTGACATTAATTGCACCAGAAAAAAGCGGTGAACTTGTAAGAACTTTAAAACGTGAATTTAATGACTGTAGCTCTGAATTAGTAACAATTAATGTAACAGGTGTGAAATCAAAGATACTTTACCAACGCGATTAA
- a CDS encoding CAP-associated domain-containing protein → MLLIVLIIPIKEPKPIQSFEQQVKSHVASWTSDTSEPQKTLKVPEKQAFAFNNIQMHMSKSKVERNLGKAKRVTSNEYGTNWYTYYNDNYRSFVMVSYIDNKVNALYSNQNVISSKSKIKYGTPKDKVRNRLGQPIDAKRKGFVRYEIKDKEYDTFHDNKIYTTAFYDEHNDNNLTAMLQVSDQMENRLQQQYGAPSDNLAKSFELQNFDLVNAERVQHGISTLDYSSGISDTARKHSEDMAEHQYFAHDNQSGESPFDRMEADGHEFNTAGENLAYGQTSSIFAHQGLMNSLGHRKNILNRKFKTLGVGSDFNDERQPYWTEDYTG, encoded by the coding sequence TTGTTACTCATTGTGTTAATTATACCTATAAAGGAACCTAAACCAATTCAATCATTTGAACAACAAGTGAAGTCTCATGTGGCAAGTTGGACATCAGATACGTCAGAACCTCAAAAGACTTTAAAAGTACCTGAAAAACAAGCATTTGCTTTTAACAATATTCAAATGCATATGTCGAAAAGTAAAGTAGAACGTAATTTAGGTAAAGCTAAACGCGTAACGTCAAATGAATATGGTACAAATTGGTATACTTACTATAACGATAATTATCGTTCATTTGTGATGGTAAGTTATATAGATAATAAAGTTAACGCTTTATATAGTAATCAGAATGTCATCTCTTCTAAATCAAAGATTAAGTATGGTACACCGAAAGACAAAGTGAGAAATAGGTTAGGTCAACCGATAGATGCCAAGAGAAAAGGTTTCGTAAGATATGAAATAAAAGATAAAGAATATGATACATTCCATGATAATAAAATTTATACAACTGCATTTTATGATGAACATAATGACAATAATTTAACGGCGATGCTCCAAGTGAGTGATCAAATGGAAAATCGTTTACAACAACAATATGGTGCACCTTCAGATAATTTAGCTAAAAGCTTTGAATTACAGAACTTTGATCTCGTAAATGCGGAAAGAGTACAACATGGTATTTCGACATTAGATTATAGTTCAGGCATATCTGATACTGCGAGAAAACACAGTGAAGATATGGCAGAGCATCAATATTTTGCTCATGATAATCAATCAGGAGAATCTCCATTTGACCGAATGGAAGCGGATGGCCATGAGTTTAATACGGCTGGAGAAAATTTAGCATATGGCCAAACAAGTAGTATATTTGCTCATCAAGGCTTAATGAACTCATTAGGACATAGGAAAAATATCTTAAATCGTAAGTTTAAAACATTAGGGGTAGGCAGTGACTTTAATGATGAGCGTCAGCCATATTGGACTGAAGATTATACCGGTTAA
- the guaC gene encoding GMP reductase, translating to MKIFDYEDIQLIPNKCIVESRSECDTTVEFGPRKFKLPVVPANMQTVMNESLAKWFAEHDYFYIMHRFEEDKRNNFIKEMQENGLFASISVGVKAREFDFIKELASENLVPEYITIDIAHGHSDSVINMIKHIKQHLPESFVIAGNVGTPEGVRELENAGADATKVGIGPGRVCITKIKTGFGTGGWQLSALNLCSKAARKPIIADGGLRTHGDIAKSIRFGASMVMIGSLFAAHEESPGETVELDGKLYKEYFGSASEFQKGEHKNVEGKKMFVEHKGSLNDTLIEMQQDLQSSISYAGGKDLNSLRKVDYVIVRNSIFNGDRD from the coding sequence ATGAAAATATTTGATTACGAAGATATACAATTAATACCAAATAAATGTATCGTTGAAAGTAGAAGTGAATGTGATACTACAGTAGAGTTTGGTCCAAGAAAATTTAAATTACCAGTAGTACCTGCAAATATGCAAACAGTTATGAATGAATCACTAGCAAAATGGTTTGCTGAACACGATTATTTCTATATCATGCACCGTTTTGAAGAAGATAAAAGAAATAATTTCATTAAAGAAATGCAAGAAAACGGATTATTTGCTTCAATTTCAGTTGGGGTAAAAGCACGTGAATTTGATTTTATTAAAGAATTAGCTAGTGAAAACTTAGTGCCTGAATATATTACAATTGATATCGCCCACGGTCATTCAGATTCTGTAATCAATATGATTAAACATATTAAACAACATCTTCCAGAAAGTTTTGTTATTGCAGGTAACGTGGGTACACCTGAAGGCGTTCGTGAACTAGAAAATGCTGGTGCTGATGCAACGAAAGTAGGTATCGGTCCAGGGCGAGTTTGTATTACAAAAATTAAAACAGGATTTGGAACAGGCGGTTGGCAGTTATCTGCACTTAACCTGTGTAGTAAAGCAGCTCGTAAACCAATTATCGCTGATGGTGGTCTTAGAACACACGGTGATATTGCAAAATCAATTCGTTTCGGAGCTTCAATGGTAATGATTGGCTCACTATTTGCCGCGCATGAAGAATCACCTGGTGAAACTGTTGAATTAGATGGAAAATTGTATAAAGAATACTTCGGTAGTGCATCAGAGTTCCAAAAAGGTGAACATAAAAACGTTGAAGGTAAAAAAATGTTTGTTGAACATAAAGGTTCATTAAATGATACTTTAATTGAAATGCAACAAGATTTACAAAGTTCAATTTCATACGCAGGTGGGAAAGATTTAAATTCACTTAGAAAAGTAGACTATGTAATTGTTCGTAATTCAATTTTCAATGGGGATAGAGACTAA
- the thrC gene encoding threonine synthase, translating to MKQWQGLISEFESHLPVNENTPKLTLQEGQTPLIYCEKMSEYLGIELHVKYEGANPTGSFKDRGMVMAMAKAKEEGKKVVICASTGNTSASAAAYAARAGLKAIVVIPEGKIALGKLSQAVMYGAEIVSIDGNFDEALEIVKEVAQNGEIALVNSVNPYRIEGQKTGAFEVIEQLGGEAPDILAIPVGNAGNISAYWKGFKEYHDSHGTQLPNMYGFQAEGASPIVQDRVVTNPDTVATAIRIGNPASWDKAKHTLAESDGYIDSVTDDEILEAYQMMARNDGVFSEPASNASIAGLIKLHRAGKLPKGKKIVAVLTGNGLKDPDTAISLLDNPIQPLANDKQSILKYIKEKL from the coding sequence ATGAAACAATGGCAAGGTTTAATCAGCGAATTCGAGTCACATTTACCAGTAAATGAAAATACACCTAAATTAACATTGCAAGAAGGGCAAACGCCACTGATTTATTGCGAAAAAATGTCAGAATATTTAGGTATTGAACTTCATGTTAAATATGAAGGTGCAAACCCAACTGGTTCATTTAAAGATAGAGGAATGGTTATGGCAATGGCTAAAGCAAAGGAAGAAGGCAAAAAAGTAGTCATTTGCGCTTCAACTGGTAATACTTCTGCATCTGCAGCTGCTTATGCTGCACGTGCAGGGTTAAAAGCCATTGTTGTTATTCCAGAAGGCAAAATTGCTCTCGGTAAATTATCTCAAGCCGTAATGTATGGCGCGGAAATTGTGTCTATAGATGGTAACTTTGATGAAGCTTTAGAAATTGTGAAGGAAGTAGCTCAAAATGGTGAAATAGCACTAGTGAACTCAGTCAATCCATACAGAATTGAAGGCCAGAAAACAGGTGCCTTCGAAGTTATCGAACAACTTGGTGGAGAGGCGCCAGATATTTTAGCAATTCCTGTAGGTAATGCGGGCAATATTTCTGCTTATTGGAAAGGCTTTAAAGAATACCATGATAGTCATGGCACGCAATTGCCAAATATGTATGGATTCCAGGCTGAAGGTGCATCACCAATTGTTCAAGATAGAGTAGTTACTAATCCCGATACAGTTGCGACTGCGATTCGTATTGGTAATCCAGCAAGTTGGGATAAAGCCAAACATACACTTGCTGAATCTGATGGTTATATTGATAGTGTTACAGATGATGAAATTTTAGAGGCTTATCAAATGATGGCCCGTAATGATGGCGTGTTTAGTGAACCAGCAAGTAATGCTTCTATTGCAGGCTTAATTAAATTACATCGTGCGGGTAAATTACCTAAAGGTAAAAAAATTGTTGCAGTATTAACGGGTAACGGTTTAAAAGATCCAGACACAGCAATTTCATTGTTAGACAATCCTATCCAACCATTAGCCAACGACAAACAAAGTATTTTAAAGTATATTAAGGAGAAACTTTAA
- a CDS encoding amino acid permease, whose amino-acid sequence MTENKNNMKRGLSSRHISMIAIGGAIGTGLFVATGSVIAQAGPGGAILAYLIIGVMLYFLMSSIGELATFYPVSGSFSSYSTRFVDSSLGFTMGWLYWLMWLLVSSVDIIIAANVLNYWDVFHFFNPVIWSIIFLVLLFLLNIFSVKAFGETEFWLSLIKVVTILIFIVVGILTIVGILGGKTYGTHNFITGEAPFVGGFSGFLAVLLIAGFSVGGTEVVAVTAGESSNPNKSMPKAIKQVFWRILLFYVLSIAVISAIIPYNDSLLLNKHESVTQSPFTIVFDRIGIAFAASVINAVILTSLLSAANSGIYTTSRLLFSLAEDSQAPKVFGKLQKTTKLPILSICMSFLVIFTVIIIAQFKSDIVFSLLNIIGSLVIVVWGSSILAQIRLRRAIKKQHKNPDDVLPYKAPFYPLGPIIVIVAILILFVGNSVGAMISGDYMAVLRNVLPIIILMLVYLSHKFIKKTKVVKLNDINLEQHKY is encoded by the coding sequence ATGACAGAAAATAAAAATAACATGAAACGTGGTCTCAGTTCTCGTCATATTTCGATGATTGCTATAGGAGGTGCCATTGGTACAGGTTTATTTGTAGCAACAGGAAGTGTTATTGCTCAAGCAGGACCTGGTGGCGCAATACTGGCTTATTTAATTATCGGTGTGATGTTGTATTTCCTTATGTCTTCGATTGGAGAGCTGGCAACCTTTTACCCTGTATCGGGTTCGTTCAGCTCATACTCCACTCGATTCGTAGACAGTTCCCTAGGATTTACAATGGGCTGGTTATACTGGTTGATGTGGTTACTTGTTTCAAGTGTCGATATTATCATTGCAGCAAACGTATTAAATTATTGGGACGTATTTCACTTTTTTAATCCAGTAATTTGGAGCATAATCTTTTTAGTTTTATTATTTTTACTCAATATCTTTTCAGTTAAAGCTTTCGGCGAAACTGAATTTTGGTTATCTTTAATTAAAGTAGTAACAATTTTAATATTTATCGTCGTCGGTATTTTAACAATTGTAGGTATTTTAGGCGGAAAAACTTATGGAACACATAATTTCATAACGGGGGAAGCTCCTTTTGTTGGAGGATTTTCAGGATTTTTAGCTGTGTTACTTATTGCTGGTTTTTCTGTCGGTGGTACAGAAGTTGTGGCAGTCACAGCTGGGGAATCATCAAATCCAAATAAGTCTATGCCAAAAGCAATTAAACAAGTATTCTGGAGAATATTGTTATTCTACGTCCTTTCTATCGCAGTGATTTCGGCAATTATCCCTTATAATGATTCATTATTATTAAATAAACATGAATCAGTTACACAAAGCCCGTTTACAATTGTTTTTGATCGTATCGGTATTGCATTTGCTGCCTCTGTGATAAATGCTGTTATATTGACCTCACTATTATCAGCTGCTAATTCAGGAATCTATACGACAAGTCGACTGTTATTCTCATTAGCTGAAGATAGCCAGGCACCTAAAGTCTTCGGCAAACTGCAAAAAACAACGAAATTACCTATACTATCTATTTGCATGAGTTTTTTAGTGATCTTTACAGTTATTATAATCGCGCAATTTAAGTCAGATATTGTCTTTTCGTTATTAAACATTATTGGATCGCTAGTCATCGTGGTTTGGGGATCAAGTATTTTAGCTCAAATCAGATTACGTCGAGCAATTAAAAAGCAACACAAAAACCCAGATGATGTTTTACCTTATAAAGCACCATTTTACCCATTGGGTCCAATTATTGTTATTGTTGCTATACTTATCTTATTTGTAGGTAACTCAGTCGGAGCAATGATTTCAGGTGACTATATGGCAGTATTACGTAATGTTTTACCGATAATAATTTTAATGCTCGTTTATTTATCGCATAAATTTATCAAAAAAACTAAAGTTGTGAAACTCAACGACATTAATTTAGAGCAACATAAATATTAA
- a CDS encoding homoserine dehydrogenase, giving the protein MKELNVALLGLGTVGSGVVKIIEENKQQIKDTMDKDINIRHILVRNKSKSRPINISKYHLTEDIDEILNDDTIDIIVEVMGGIEPTVDWLKRALNSKKHVITANKDLLAVHLNVLEDLAQENDVALKYEASVAGGIPIVNAINNGLNANNITKFMGILNGTSNFILSQMTKNEKTFEDALSEAKELGFAEADPTDDVEGIDAARKVVITSYLTFNQVINLSDVELHGMRDIELSDIKVADKLGYKIKLIGKGTYEKGKVSASVEPTLISKQHQLAAVEDEYNAIYVIGDAVGETMFYGKGAGSLATGSAVVSDLLNVTLQFESNLHTLPPHFELKTDETKEMMEDESEVAIKEKLSYYVVLNTKDQDLNNLEDELKSKLPLHKSLQLSGRDTYTVAVIVEDIDELQASTLNDSGFEVQKIYPVEGV; this is encoded by the coding sequence ATGAAAGAATTAAATGTAGCCTTGTTAGGCTTAGGAACTGTAGGTTCTGGTGTGGTTAAAATAATTGAAGAAAATAAACAACAAATTAAAGATACGATGGACAAAGATATTAATATTCGCCACATTCTTGTACGTAACAAATCAAAATCACGACCAATTAATATCTCAAAGTATCATTTAACAGAAGATATAGATGAAATATTAAATGATGATACGATTGATATTATCGTTGAGGTTATGGGTGGTATTGAACCAACTGTAGATTGGTTAAAACGTGCACTTAATTCTAAGAAACATGTCATTACTGCCAATAAAGACTTATTAGCAGTACATTTAAACGTATTAGAAGATTTAGCACAAGAAAACGATGTCGCACTGAAATATGAAGCAAGTGTGGCAGGAGGAATACCTATTGTTAATGCGATCAACAATGGTTTGAATGCAAACAATATTACTAAATTTATGGGTATTTTAAACGGTACTTCTAACTTTATATTGAGCCAAATGACTAAAAATGAAAAAACATTCGAAGACGCACTTTCTGAAGCAAAAGAATTAGGTTTTGCTGAAGCTGACCCAACAGATGATGTTGAAGGTATTGATGCAGCTAGAAAGGTTGTTATCACTTCTTATTTAACTTTTAATCAAGTTATTAATTTATCAGATGTTGAACTTCATGGTATGCGTGATATTGAATTATCAGATATCAAAGTTGCAGATAAGTTAGGCTATAAAATTAAATTAATTGGTAAAGGTACGTATGAAAAAGGCAAAGTAAGTGCCTCAGTAGAACCAACATTAATTAGTAAACAACATCAATTAGCTGCTGTTGAAGACGAGTATAATGCCATTTATGTTATTGGTGATGCTGTCGGAGAAACGATGTTTTATGGTAAAGGTGCAGGTAGTTTAGCAACAGGTAGTGCTGTTGTAAGTGACTTATTGAATGTAACGCTTCAGTTTGAATCAAACTTGCATACACTACCACCACATTTTGAATTAAAAACTGATGAAACAAAAGAAATGATGGAAGATGAAAGTGAAGTGGCAATCAAAGAAAAATTAAGTTACTACGTTGTACTTAATACTAAAGATCAAGATTTGAATAATTTAGAAGACGAATTAAAATCCAAGCTTCCACTTCATAAATCACTGCAATTAAGTGGTCGAGATACGTATACTGTAGCAGTTATCGTAGAAGATATAGATGAATTACAAGCATCAACACTAAATGATTCTGGTTTTGAAGTACAAAAAATTTATCCAGTTGAAGGGGTTTAA
- a CDS encoding catalase: protein MSNRRHLTSLFGAPVSDRENSMTAGPRGPLVMQDWYFLEQMAHFDREVIPERRMHAKGSGAFGTFTVTNDITQYTSASIFSKVGKQTEMFARFSTVAGERGAADAERDIRGFALKFYTDEGNWDLVGNNTPVFFFRDPKLFASLNHAVKRDPRTNMRSAQNNWDFWTSLPEALHQVTILMSDRGIPKGFRNMHGFGSHTYSMYNEQGERVWVKFHFRTQQGIENLSQDEAAQVIANDRESSQRDLFEAIERGDFPKWKMYIQVMTEEQARNHKDNPFDLTKVWYKGDYPLIEVGEFELNRNPNNYFQDVEQAAFAPTNIVPGIDFSPDKMLQGRIFSYGDAQRYRLGVNHWQIPVNQPKGVGVENICPFSRDGQMRILDDNQGGSTHYYPNSTGAFEDQPQYKKPSLQVEGDVYEHNYREDDDNYFEQPGRLFRIQSKEQQERIFKNTADEMQGTTLEVQHRHIRHCFKADPDYGKGVANALGIDISNVDLNLPD, encoded by the coding sequence ATGAGTAATAGAAGACATTTAACTAGTTTATTCGGAGCTCCAGTTTCAGATAGAGAAAATAGTATGACTGCTGGGCCTAGAGGTCCACTTGTAATGCAAGATTGGTATTTCTTAGAGCAAATGGCTCATTTTGATCGGGAAGTCATACCAGAAAGAAGAATGCATGCGAAAGGTTCAGGTGCATTCGGTACATTCACAGTGACAAATGATATCACGCAATATACATCAGCTAGTATCTTTTCAAAAGTTGGAAAACAGACTGAAATGTTCGCACGTTTTTCAACTGTAGCTGGCGAAAGAGGCGCTGCTGATGCAGAGCGAGATATTCGTGGTTTTGCTTTAAAATTCTACACTGATGAAGGGAACTGGGATCTAGTTGGAAATAATACTCCGGTATTCTTCTTCAGAGATCCAAAACTATTTGCTAGTTTAAACCATGCAGTTAAACGCGACCCAAGAACAAATATGCGCAGTGCACAAAATAATTGGGATTTTTGGACGTCACTTCCAGAAGCATTGCATCAAGTGACTATATTAATGTCTGACCGCGGTATACCTAAAGGGTTTAGAAATATGCATGGTTTTGGTTCACACACATATTCTATGTATAACGAACAAGGTGAACGTGTTTGGGTGAAGTTTCATTTTAGAACACAACAAGGTATAGAAAATTTATCACAAGATGAAGCGGCTCAAGTCATTGCGAATGATAGAGAGTCTTCTCAACGTGATTTATTTGAAGCAATTGAACGTGGTGATTTTCCTAAATGGAAAATGTATATCCAGGTTATGACTGAGGAACAGGCAAGAAATCATAAAGATAATCCTTTTGATTTAACTAAGGTATGGTACAAAGGAGATTATCCATTAATAGAAGTTGGAGAATTTGAACTTAATCGTAACCCAAACAACTATTTCCAAGATGTAGAGCAAGCGGCATTTGCACCAACAAATATTGTGCCTGGTATTGATTTTTCACCAGATAAAATGTTGCAAGGTAGAATATTCTCATATGGGGATGCCCAACGTTATAGACTAGGTGTTAATCATTGGCAAATACCTGTTAACCAACCTAAAGGGGTCGGCGTAGAAAATATCTGTCCATTTAGTAGAGATGGACAAATGAGAATTTTAGATGATAATCAAGGTGGCAGCACACATTACTATCCAAATAGTACTGGTGCCTTTGAAGATCAACCACAATATAAGAAACCTTCTTTACAAGTAGAAGGCGATGTATATGAACATAATTATCGTGAAGATGATGACAACTACTTCGAACAACCTGGACGACTGTTCCGTATACAATCGAAAGAACAACAAGAACGTATCTTTAAAAATACAGCTGATGAAATGCAAGGTACAACTTTAGAAGTTCAACATCGTCATATTCGACATTGTTTTAAAGCAGATCCAGATTACGGTAAAGGTGTTGCTAATGCTTTAGGTATTGATATTAGTAATGTGGATTTAAACCTACCTGATTAA
- the rpsN gene encoding 30S ribosomal protein S14, whose translation MAKKSKIAKEQKRQALVEQYYELRKELKAKGDYEALRKLPRDSSPTRLTRRCQVTGRPRGVYRKFGMSRIALRDYAHKGQIPGVKKSSW comes from the coding sequence ATGGCTAAAAAATCAAAAATAGCTAAAGAACAAAAACGCCAAGCTTTGGTTGAACAATATTATGAATTAAGAAAAGAACTAAAGGCAAAAGGTGACTATGAAGCTTTAAGAAAGCTACCAAGAGATTCATCACCGACACGTTTAACAAGACGTTGCCAAGTTACTGGTCGACCAAGAGGTGTTTATCGTAAATTTGGCATGTCAAGAATTGCTTTAAGAGATTATGCACACAAAGGTCAAATTCCTGGCGTTAAGAAATCAAGCTGGTAA
- the rpmG gene encoding 50S ribosomal protein L33, with product MRVNITLACTECGDRNYISTKNKRNNPERIELKKYCPRLNKYTLHRETK from the coding sequence TTGCGCGTAAATATCACATTAGCATGTACAGAATGTGGAGATCGTAATTATATTTCTACTAAAAATAAAAGAAATAATCCTGAGCGTATTGAACTTAAAAAATACTGCCCTAGATTAAATAAATATACATTACATCGTGAAACGAAATAA
- a CDS encoding aspartate kinase, translating to MKVAKFGGSSVSNAEQIKKVLDIVNADKDRKIIIVSAPGKRHKEDVKTTDLLLRLYEKVLAGIDYTAKKQEIIQRYADIINDLEMSDDLLEQIDDTLESFIKQLKDKPERLQDALLSCGENFNAQLIATYNNSRGIPTRYISPGDAGITVTDLPQNAQVLDQSYEALYKLRDYDEKLIIPGYFGMSRQNYVVTFPRGGSDITGAIVSRGVRADLYENFTDVSGIFRANPTIVPNPLSIDEITYREMRELSYAGFGVFHDEALQPLYKDRIPVVIKNTNRPNDTGTFIRHDREINSNNVVSGISCDKGFTVLSIKKYLMNRQVGFTRKVLGILEDYNISFDHMPSGIDNISIIMRSKEIENVEQKVLNDIRQRCDVDELSVEHDLAILMIVGEGMHRIIGTANMITHALAESKINLRMMNQGASEISMMFGIDVDDADKAVKATYEYCYNGEALQI from the coding sequence ATGAAAGTAGCGAAGTTCGGAGGAAGTTCTGTTTCCAATGCAGAACAAATCAAAAAGGTATTAGACATCGTAAATGCGGATAAAGATAGAAAGATTATTATTGTATCTGCACCAGGCAAACGACACAAAGAAGATGTAAAAACGACTGATTTATTGTTGCGTCTTTATGAAAAAGTCCTCGCAGGTATTGATTACACTGCAAAGAAACAAGAAATTATTCAAAGATATGCGGATATTATTAATGATTTAGAAATGTCAGACGATTTACTGGAGCAAATTGATGATACTTTAGAATCATTTATTAAACAGTTGAAAGATAAACCTGAACGTTTACAAGATGCATTGTTGTCTTGTGGTGAAAACTTTAATGCACAACTCATCGCAACCTACAATAATAGTCGTGGTATTCCAACACGTTACATTTCACCTGGTGATGCGGGTATTACTGTCACTGATTTACCACAAAACGCACAGGTCCTCGATCAATCCTATGAAGCTTTATACAAACTGCGTGATTATGATGAAAAGTTAATTATCCCTGGTTATTTTGGTATGTCACGTCAAAATTATGTAGTCACCTTCCCTAGAGGTGGGTCAGACATTACTGGCGCAATTGTTTCTCGTGGTGTTCGCGCTGATCTTTATGAAAACTTTACAGATGTTTCAGGTATTTTTAGAGCAAACCCTACTATCGTTCCAAATCCACTCTCTATAGATGAGATTACATATCGTGAAATGCGTGAATTATCATATGCTGGATTTGGCGTATTTCATGATGAGGCATTACAGCCACTTTATAAAGATAGAATTCCAGTTGTAATTAAAAACACGAATCGTCCAAATGATACAGGTACTTTTATTCGACATGATCGTGAAATAAATTCTAACAATGTCGTCAGTGGTATTAGCTGTGACAAAGGATTTACGGTATTAAGTATTAAAAAATATTTAATGAACAGACAAGTCGGTTTTACTCGAAAAGTATTAGGAATTCTTGAGGATTATAATATATCATTTGATCATATGCCATCTGGAATTGATAATATCAGTATTATCATGCGCTCAAAAGAGATAGAAAATGTTGAACAAAAAGTGTTAAATGATATCCGTCAAAGATGCGATGTCGATGAATTAAGTGTAGAGCACGATTTAGCTATTTTAATGATTGTTGGCGAAGGCATGCATCGCATAATTGGTACGGCTAATATGATTACGCACGCTTTAGCAGAATCAAAAATCAATTTAAGAATGATGAACCAAGGTGCATCAGAAATCTCAATGATGTTTGGAATTGACGTAGATGATGCTGATAAAGCCGTTAAAGCGACATACGAATATTGTTATAATGGCGAAGCACTACAAATATAA
- a CDS encoding Cof-type HAD-IIB family hydrolase: MNQYQYIVLDMDDTLLTSDNKVSKDTADYLIQIQQQGYHVILASGRPTEGMLPTAQSLKLDEFNSYIISYNGGKTSRVQDGKVETSRTIPKEQFDNIIDYCREHELFTLTYYDGYIVYDGEHEYMNKESELTGLPMKQVDDIKEYIQTDVPKVMGVDYESHIKELLDELGNQFNDKVDVTTSKPIFLEFMAKDVSKANTVSSLCEQLDIDIKQVIAFGDSSNDLSMLQEVGKGIAMANANDEIKSVADSVTLSNDEDGIPYALKQIL, from the coding sequence ATGAATCAATATCAATACATTGTGTTAGACATGGATGACACTTTATTAACTTCCGATAACAAGGTAAGTAAAGATACAGCTGATTATCTTATTCAAATTCAACAACAAGGTTATCACGTGATTCTTGCTTCAGGTCGTCCTACAGAAGGCATGCTACCTACAGCTCAATCACTAAAATTAGATGAATTTAACAGTTATATTATTAGTTATAACGGAGGTAAAACATCTCGCGTACAAGATGGAAAGGTAGAAACGAGTCGAACTATACCGAAAGAGCAATTTGATAATATTATAGATTATTGTCGAGAACATGAATTATTTACGCTTACTTATTATGATGGTTATATTGTCTATGATGGTGAACATGAATATATGAACAAAGAATCTGAACTCACTGGTTTACCTATGAAACAAGTTGACGATATAAAAGAGTATATTCAAACTGATGTACCTAAAGTGATGGGCGTAGATTACGAATCACATATTAAAGAATTACTCGATGAATTAGGTAACCAATTTAATGATAAGGTAGATGTAACTACAAGTAAGCCAATCTTTTTAGAATTTATGGCTAAAGATGTTTCTAAAGCAAATACAGTTTCAAGTTTGTGTGAACAGTTAGATATCGATATCAAACAAGTGATAGCGTTTGGAGACAGTTCCAATGATTTATCAATGCTACAAGAAGTAGGAAAAGGTATCGCAATGGCTAACGCAAACGATGAAATAAAATCAGTAGCAGATTCCGTTACTTTAAGTAATGATGAAGATGGTATCCCATATGCACTTAAACAAATTTTATAA